From Paenibacillus physcomitrellae, the proteins below share one genomic window:
- a CDS encoding L7Ae/L30e/S12e/Gadd45 family ribosomal protein, translating to MSNKALSQLGLAMRAGKVISGDEIVTKSIRSSEAKLVIVAGDASLNTRKKFRDKCGTYQVPLLIGFDRESLGASVGKPERVVLALTDQGFANLLRKTVSMTSEVEYIE from the coding sequence ATGAGTAACAAAGCTTTGTCGCAGCTTGGGCTGGCCATGCGTGCCGGCAAGGTGATATCGGGGGATGAAATTGTAACCAAATCCATCCGCTCATCCGAAGCAAAGCTGGTCATTGTGGCCGGTGATGCTTCACTCAATACACGTAAGAAATTCCGCGATAAATGCGGAACTTATCAAGTTCCTTTGCTGATTGGATTTGATCGGGAAAGCCTTGGAGCCAGCGTGGGCAAGCCGGAAAGGGTGGTGCTCGCGCTGACGGATCAAGGATTCGCAAACTTATTGCGTAAAACCGTGAGTATGACGTCGGAGGTGGAGTATATTGAGTAA
- the infB gene encoding translation initiation factor IF-2, translated as MSKQENKDKLRVYEYAKSLNMSSKEIITILKRLDIPVNNHMSVMENDTVSRVEQFFKDIKNNAAAKRDGAAASSGGSAKAAAASSSGSEGKAGSKSAASASNDHTAITSASNNKNQSEKQVSMNNNKTPNQTKSAGVATQTRNSQSNGNSQNNSGNRPSSQGGDRQGSARPQGQNNRPNQGGGQNRGGRPTQGGGQGGSRPSQGGGQGGTNRPQSSANRSGGDASRSGSAQDRPRRDGGGGNNRGGGQKRFEDGNKGGFRGGNNRGGNNRGRGGRGGQQQERREKIDNTPKKIIVRGEMTVGETAKLLHKDASEVIKKLISLGVMATINQELDMDTILLLAGDFGVEVEVKIPVEDDRFETVEENDDPADLEVRPPVVTIMGHVDHGKTTLLDTIRSTSVTAGEAGGITQHIGAYQVEINHKKITFLDTPGHEAFTAMRARGAQVTDMTIIVVAADDGVMPQTVEAINHAKAAGLPIIVAVNKIDKPGANPDKVKQELTEYELVPEEWGGDTIFVNVSAKQKLGIEELLEMILLVAEVNEYKANPNKRARGTVIEAELDKGRGPVARVLVQHGTLKIGDAFVAGNCFGRVRAMVNDKGRRLKEAGPSTPVEITGLTEVPGAGDPFMVFEDERKARSIADKRSITHRQSELSSNTRVTLDDLFNAIKEGEIKDLNVIIKGDVQGSVEALKSSLAKIEVEGVRVKIIHSGAGAITESDIILAAASNAIVIGFNVRPEAQAKATAEQEKVDIRLHRVIYNVIEEIEQAMKGMLDPVFKESVIGHAEVRNTFKISKVGTIAGCMVTSGKISRSAEARLIRDGIVIFEGKIDSLKRYKDDAKEVAQGYECGITLDGYNDLKEGDTIEAFIMEEVKH; from the coding sequence TTGAGTAAACAAGAGAACAAAGATAAACTAAGAGTGTACGAATATGCCAAGTCGCTGAATATGAGCAGCAAGGAAATTATTACGATTCTTAAACGCCTGGATATTCCTGTGAACAATCACATGAGTGTTATGGAGAATGACACGGTCTCCAGGGTGGAACAATTTTTTAAAGATATCAAAAATAATGCAGCAGCCAAACGTGACGGCGCTGCCGCTTCAAGCGGAGGATCGGCAAAAGCGGCCGCTGCCTCTTCTTCAGGCAGTGAAGGCAAAGCGGGATCGAAATCCGCGGCGTCTGCCAGCAATGACCACACCGCTATAACAAGCGCGAGTAACAACAAAAATCAATCAGAAAAGCAGGTAAGCATGAATAACAATAAAACGCCAAATCAAACGAAGAGCGCCGGAGTGGCGACACAGACCAGAAATAGTCAATCTAACGGAAACAGTCAGAATAACAGCGGAAATCGACCATCTTCCCAAGGTGGAGATCGTCAAGGTTCCGCACGTCCGCAAGGACAAAATAACCGTCCGAACCAGGGCGGCGGTCAAAACCGCGGCGGCCGCCCAACTCAGGGTGGAGGCCAAGGCGGAAGCCGTCCGTCGCAAGGTGGCGGACAGGGGGGTACAAACCGTCCTCAGTCCTCTGCAAACCGCAGCGGCGGAGATGCCTCTCGTTCAGGCTCCGCGCAGGACAGACCAAGACGCGATGGCGGTGGCGGCAATAACCGCGGCGGCGGCCAGAAACGTTTTGAAGATGGCAACAAAGGTGGTTTCCGCGGGGGCAACAACCGTGGCGGCAATAACCGCGGCCGCGGCGGAAGAGGCGGTCAGCAGCAGGAAAGACGCGAGAAGATCGACAATACGCCTAAGAAAATCATCGTCCGCGGTGAAATGACCGTAGGCGAAACGGCTAAACTGCTCCATAAAGATGCTTCCGAAGTGATCAAGAAGCTTATCTCCTTAGGCGTTATGGCGACGATCAACCAAGAGCTGGATATGGATACAATTCTGCTTCTTGCTGGTGATTTCGGCGTGGAAGTAGAAGTCAAAATCCCGGTTGAAGACGACCGCTTTGAAACTGTAGAAGAAAACGACGACCCGGCCGATTTGGAAGTTCGTCCGCCAGTCGTAACGATCATGGGTCACGTTGACCATGGTAAAACGACTTTGCTGGATACTATCCGCTCTACCAGCGTAACCGCTGGCGAGGCCGGCGGCATCACCCAGCATATCGGTGCTTATCAGGTCGAAATTAACCATAAGAAAATCACGTTCCTCGATACACCGGGCCACGAAGCCTTTACGGCTATGCGTGCGCGTGGTGCCCAGGTAACGGATATGACGATTATCGTGGTAGCGGCCGATGACGGCGTTATGCCGCAGACCGTCGAAGCGATCAACCATGCGAAAGCGGCAGGCCTGCCGATTATCGTAGCGGTCAACAAAATCGACAAACCGGGCGCTAATCCGGACAAAGTTAAACAGGAACTTACGGAATATGAACTGGTTCCGGAAGAATGGGGCGGCGATACGATCTTTGTTAACGTTTCTGCTAAACAGAAGCTCGGAATTGAAGAACTGCTCGAAATGATTCTGCTGGTAGCAGAAGTGAACGAATACAAAGCTAACCCTAACAAACGTGCCAGAGGTACGGTTATCGAAGCCGAGCTGGATAAAGGCCGCGGTCCTGTAGCCCGCGTGCTCGTACAGCACGGTACGCTGAAGATCGGTGACGCGTTTGTAGCCGGCAACTGCTTCGGACGCGTGCGCGCCATGGTCAACGACAAAGGCCGTCGTCTGAAAGAAGCAGGACCTTCTACTCCGGTAGAAATCACCGGTTTGACTGAGGTTCCTGGCGCGGGCGATCCGTTTATGGTGTTCGAGGATGAGCGCAAAGCGCGTTCCATCGCCGACAAACGTTCGATCACTCATCGTCAGTCCGAACTCAGCAGCAATACCCGCGTTACGCTGGATGATCTGTTTAATGCGATCAAGGAAGGCGAAATCAAAGATTTGAACGTAATCATCAAAGGTGACGTTCAGGGTTCGGTTGAAGCCTTGAAGAGCTCCCTCGCCAAGATCGAAGTTGAAGGCGTACGCGTTAAGATCATTCACAGCGGTGCAGGTGCAATCACTGAATCCGATATTATCCTGGCGGCAGCTTCCAACGCTATCGTAATCGGCTTTAACGTTCGTCCGGAAGCTCAGGCGAAAGCGACAGCTGAGCAGGAGAAAGTGGATATTCGTCTGCATCGCGTTATCTACAACGTGATCGAGGAAATCGAACAGGCGATGAAGGGCATGCTGGATCCGGTCTTCAAGGAATCCGTTATCGGCCATGCCGAAGTGCGTAACACCTTTAAAATCAGCAAAGTCGGAACGATTGCCGGTTGTATGGTTACCTCCGGTAAGATTTCCCGCTCTGCCGAAGCCCGCTTGATCCGCGACGGCATTGTTATCTTTGAAGGCAAGATCGATTCCCTCAAACGCTACAAAGACGATGCCAAAGAGGTTGCACAAGGTTACGAGTGCGGCATTACGCTCGACGGCTATAACGACCTCAAAGAGGGCGACACTATCGAGGCATTCATTATGGAAGAGGTTAAACATTAA
- the rbfA gene encoding 30S ribosome-binding factor RbfA has protein sequence MANNRPGRVGEQIKKELSLLIQSELKDPRIGFVTVTGVDVTNDLSQAKVYLSVFGSEEEKQASLKGIERASGFLRSELGKLIRLRHTPELIFKFDESIQYGSHIEKLLGEITKEDK, from the coding sequence ATGGCAAATAATCGTCCTGGCCGTGTTGGCGAACAAATCAAAAAGGAGCTCAGCCTGCTGATTCAAAGCGAGCTGAAAGACCCGCGCATCGGTTTCGTAACCGTAACGGGCGTTGATGTGACCAACGATTTGTCTCAGGCTAAAGTTTACCTCAGCGTGTTTGGCAGCGAGGAAGAGAAACAGGCGTCACTCAAAGGCATTGAAAGAGCCAGCGGATTTCTGCGCAGTGAGCTTGGGAAATTAATCCGCTTGCGTCATACGCCGGAGCTGATCTTCAAATTCGACGAATCGATCCAATACGGCAGCCATATTGAGAAGCTGCTCGGCGAGATTACGAAGGAAGATAAATAA